The Parashewanella tropica genome window below encodes:
- a CDS encoding alkylhydroperoxidase-related (seleno)protein: MTLQEQSYFHNDFFPLTIDEAKLTMFNRIWNRLAQPGYWWNATEKHAIAKVIRKARPLPVYDRKRKSVSELAQTPTTDVLSPLTIDTIERIVTESGQLNTEWAMEVIENLGEGVYAELIAITILLLPIDLFCRFLDVAPMPLPTPLEGEPTRQLPENLRDNGAWIRQTQEAIDDQNLVNVSRAISILPIENGLRRDLVEAMYMEGHSFFDKIWKNKALSRPQLEILATKTSMINECFYCANGHAAILDIVAKKAGQKSDLNLLNNASIESAIPQSTLLLEVAEQINREPESAIQFHEQLNKEFGEKGLIEVLATVAIFNGLNRTSDPTGVPMEEVLLAVMGKKIDQLSLSGYQGVNYIRVPKGLERIKILLAFAWRRLWKAGQ; encoded by the coding sequence ATGACCTTACAAGAGCAAAGTTACTTCCATAACGATTTCTTTCCGCTAACGATCGATGAAGCTAAACTGACGATGTTTAACCGTATTTGGAATCGTTTAGCGCAACCGGGCTATTGGTGGAATGCCACCGAAAAACATGCCATTGCTAAAGTAATACGCAAGGCAAGACCACTTCCTGTATACGACCGCAAACGAAAATCCGTTTCCGAGTTAGCGCAAACTCCAACCACTGACGTTCTTTCGCCACTTACCATTGATACCATTGAACGCATTGTGACGGAATCTGGGCAGCTGAATACCGAATGGGCTATGGAAGTTATTGAGAACTTAGGAGAAGGCGTTTACGCCGAATTGATTGCCATCACTATTTTGCTTCTCCCAATTGATTTGTTCTGCCGATTTTTAGATGTAGCCCCTATGCCTTTGCCTACTCCACTAGAAGGTGAACCTACACGCCAGCTTCCAGAAAACCTACGCGATAATGGTGCTTGGATTCGACAGACCCAAGAAGCGATTGATGACCAAAATTTAGTGAACGTTTCTCGTGCAATAAGTATCTTACCGATAGAAAATGGTTTACGCCGTGACTTAGTGGAAGCCATGTATATGGAAGGCCACAGTTTTTTCGATAAAATCTGGAAAAACAAAGCACTATCTCGTCCACAATTGGAAATTCTGGCGACTAAAACATCTATGATTAATGAGTGTTTTTACTGCGCTAACGGACATGCGGCCATTCTGGATATAGTCGCTAAAAAAGCGGGACAAAAAAGCGATTTAAATTTGCTTAACAACGCTTCCATTGAAAGTGCTATTCCGCAAAGTACCTTACTATTGGAGGTGGCAGAACAAATTAATCGTGAGCCTGAATCAGCAATACAATTCCATGAGCAACTAAATAAAGAGTTCGGAGAAAAAGGATTGATCGAAGTCTTGGCTACGGTAGCCATATTCAATGGACTGAATCGCACTTCGGATCCGACAGGTGTTCCTATGGAAGAAGTGCTACTAGCAGTGATGGGCAAAAAAATAGACCAACTATCGCTTTCGGGTTATCAGGGAGTGAATTACATCCGTGTACCAAAAGGTTTAGAACGCATTAAAATTCTACTGGCATTCGCTTGGAGAAGATTGTGGAAAGCAGGGCAGTAG
- a CDS encoding GNAT family N-acetyltransferase: MILEVSVRPENSNDSKAINKVISAAFDHHPHSNQKEQCIVSQLRDNSALDVSLVAVYEGVIIGHIAFSKVKINGNECSWYGLGPVAVSPVYQNYGVGSKLIKEGIKAIIEKGAEGCVLLGEPEYYERFGFKASSSLVLDGVPPEYFLVLSFKKYTHAGKVEYHQAFVDNG; encoded by the coding sequence GTGATTTTAGAAGTATCTGTACGCCCCGAAAATTCAAATGATTCAAAAGCTATTAATAAAGTAATCTCAGCAGCTTTTGATCATCACCCCCATAGTAATCAAAAAGAACAGTGTATCGTCTCGCAGTTACGAGATAATTCAGCATTAGATGTTTCACTTGTAGCAGTATACGAAGGAGTAATTATAGGGCATATTGCTTTTTCAAAAGTGAAAATTAATGGAAATGAATGCTCTTGGTATGGGCTCGGTCCAGTCGCAGTTAGCCCTGTATATCAAAATTATGGAGTTGGTTCGAAACTCATCAAGGAGGGGATAAAAGCCATAATAGAGAAAGGAGCTGAAGGTTGTGTATTGCTTGGTGAACCTGAATACTATGAACGCTTTGGTTTTAAAGCTTCAAGCTCATTAGTATTAGATGGAGTTCCGCCTGAGTATTTTCTTGTTTTAAGTTTCAAAAAATATACTCATGCCGGAAAAGTCGAGTATCATCAAGCTTTTGTAGATAATGGTTAA
- a CDS encoding GNAT family N-acetyltransferase has protein sequence MTLNSLPILETESLILNEQTLRDVEPIYEMFSDPDVTEFYDLSFSDINEAIALVEDDSKRFNNGKGIRWAIRDKLSNRFIGGCGINRFEESNHVAVIGYEFSKRSWGKGFATEAIGKLVEFIFSENCPKHINKIEAYVMLGNRASEVVLEKRCFKCDGILRAHGFWKGSYHDLKVFSLLRDDL, from the coding sequence ATGACTTTGAACTCACTCCCAATATTAGAAACTGAAAGTTTAATTTTAAATGAACAAACTCTTAGAGATGTTGAACCAATTTACGAGATGTTTTCGGATCCAGATGTAACTGAATTTTATGATTTATCATTTAGTGACATAAATGAGGCCATTGCTTTAGTAGAAGATGATTCAAAGCGTTTCAATAATGGCAAAGGCATTAGATGGGCTATTAGAGATAAGTTAAGCAATAGATTCATTGGTGGTTGTGGCATTAACAGATTTGAAGAAAGTAACCATGTAGCTGTTATTGGTTATGAATTTTCTAAGCGATCTTGGGGGAAAGGTTTTGCTACAGAAGCAATAGGAAAGCTTGTTGAATTCATTTTTTCTGAAAATTGCCCAAAGCACATTAATAAGATTGAAGCTTATGTAATGCTAGGAAATCGAGCTTCAGAAGTGGTTTTAGAAAAGCGTTGCTTTAAATGTGATGGAATTTTAAGAGCGCATGGTTTTTGGAAAGGCTCGTATCATGATCTAAAAGTATTCTCATTATTAAGAGATGACTTATGA
- a CDS encoding DUF3565 domain-containing protein, whose product MKQPITGYHKDEENDWVAELNCGHFQHVRHQPPFINRPWVVSAEGRKMFLGHKLECKKCDANVPKDY is encoded by the coding sequence ATGAAACAACCAATCACTGGTTACCATAAAGATGAAGAAAATGACTGGGTAGCCGAATTGAATTGTGGTCATTTTCAGCATGTTCGTCATCAGCCACCATTTATCAATCGACCTTGGGTGGTTTCTGCCGAAGGGCGCAAAATGTTCTTGGGTCATAAGTTAGAGTGTAAGAAGTGCGACGCTAACGTACCAAAAGATTATTAG
- a CDS encoding Bor family protein: MKFKLASVLVCTALLSGCAAQTFNINGKNGEIPTQQASQHFFISGLGQEQIIDAAEVCGGVNKVIKVEAQHTFVNGLLGLVTFGIYTPRDAKVYCKS, encoded by the coding sequence ATGAAATTTAAGTTAGCGAGTGTTTTAGTATGTACTGCGCTCCTATCAGGTTGTGCAGCTCAAACCTTCAATATTAATGGTAAAAATGGTGAGATTCCGACACAACAAGCCTCTCAACATTTTTTTATTAGTGGTCTAGGCCAAGAGCAAATTATCGATGCCGCAGAAGTGTGTGGTGGTGTAAATAAGGTAATTAAAGTTGAAGCGCAACATACTTTTGTGAACGGTCTACTTGGTTTGGTAACATTTGGCATTTACACGCCACGTGATGCAAAGGTTTATTGCAAATCATAA
- a CDS encoding tyrosine-type recombinase/integrase, whose amino-acid sequence MNSQPPVLPLFDKPEYIIEGNPTINQYITNVSLSSVEDASLLLEHATDWLYEERYSENNYKAYRSEITTFFHWCFDVAKLSPAQMTRKDMAKYIDYCQQPPIDLIGYFNVAQFKGKDTEQRLPNPNWRPFIGKKNNGKPIPYVLSDNALKTKIAILSSFYNYLITEEYCERNLAQIWLNHSRFGKKNSYKMDSSDEKLPIFTELQWSYVISTVQKLAAENPNVYQRHQFLLQLLYSCYLRISEVSARAGYSPVMGQFKQNQQTGVWMFYIPQSKGGKKRSVTVSKSLLSALVSYRKFLGLTELPSFNENTPLFIRHRASGRGREQGILNANLGIRQVRDDVQTIINFAADNAQTDGFELDAQQMRELSAHNIRHTGISHDLNLNQRPLAHVQADAGHESIDTTSLYIHTADIERAQSAASKPMDHLAGIN is encoded by the coding sequence ATGAACTCACAGCCACCAGTACTTCCTTTATTCGACAAGCCTGAATATATCATTGAGGGCAATCCAACGATTAATCAATACATCACAAATGTCAGTCTTTCCTCAGTAGAAGATGCAAGCTTATTACTAGAACATGCAACGGATTGGCTCTATGAAGAAAGGTACAGTGAGAATAACTACAAAGCCTATAGAAGTGAGATCACCACATTTTTTCACTGGTGTTTCGATGTTGCTAAGCTATCACCAGCTCAGATGACGCGAAAAGATATGGCAAAGTACATTGATTACTGCCAGCAACCACCAATTGATCTGATAGGCTACTTTAACGTTGCGCAGTTCAAAGGAAAGGACACTGAGCAGCGTCTGCCAAACCCCAATTGGCGGCCATTTATTGGCAAAAAGAACAATGGAAAGCCCATACCTTATGTATTAAGTGATAATGCCTTAAAAACAAAAATTGCCATTTTATCGTCGTTTTATAACTATCTGATCACGGAGGAATATTGTGAGCGAAACTTAGCTCAAATATGGCTTAATCACAGCCGGTTTGGTAAGAAAAATAGCTACAAAATGGACTCGTCAGACGAAAAGTTGCCCATTTTTACAGAGCTACAATGGTCTTATGTAATCTCTACAGTACAAAAGCTGGCTGCCGAAAACCCAAATGTTTACCAAAGACACCAATTTTTACTTCAATTACTTTATAGCTGCTATTTACGAATATCTGAAGTTTCAGCACGTGCTGGCTATTCACCAGTAATGGGCCAATTCAAGCAAAACCAACAAACTGGTGTATGGATGTTTTACATACCACAAAGTAAAGGCGGAAAAAAACGCAGTGTAACTGTATCCAAATCTTTATTGTCTGCGCTTGTTAGTTATCGAAAATTTCTTGGGTTAACAGAATTACCAAGCTTTAATGAAAACACACCTTTATTTATTCGACACCGTGCATCAGGGCGTGGACGTGAGCAAGGCATCCTAAATGCTAACTTAGGAATACGCCAAGTCAGAGACGATGTACAAACTATAATTAATTTCGCTGCGGATAATGCACAAACAGATGGTTTTGAATTAGACGCGCAGCAAATGCGAGAACTGAGTGCCCATAATATTCGCCACACAGGAATAAGCCACGACTTAAACTTAAATCAACGACCGTTAGCACACGTACAAGCCGATGCTGGACATGAAAGTATCGACACCACAAGTTTATACATTCACACCGCAGACATCGAACGTGCTCAAAGTGCAGCATCAAAACCCATGGATCATTTAGCCGGTATAAATTGA
- the ccoN gene encoding cytochrome-c oxidase, cbb3-type subunit I, which yields MMNHSQPTGADYNYTVVRQFALTTVLWGIVGMAVGVLIAAQLIWPALNFDTPWLTYSRLRPLHTNAVIFAFGTSALFATSYYVVQRTCQTRLFAPKLAAFTFWGWQAIILSAAISLPLGFTSGKEYAELEWPIDIAITIVWVAYAIVFFGTIIKRTTSHIYVANWFFGAFIITVAVLHIVNSMAIPVSAMKSYSIYAGAVDAMVQWWYGHNAVGFLLTAGFLGMMYYFVPKQAERPVYSYRLSIVHFWALIALYIWAGPHHLHYTALPDWTQSLGMVMSLILFAPSWGGMINGIMTLSGAWHKLRTDPILRFLIVSLSFYGMSTFEGPMMSIKTVNALSHYTDWTVGHVHSGALGWVAMVSIGSLYHLIPVLFNQGRMYSNNLVNVHFWLATIGTVLYIVSMWISGVMQGLMWRAVNSDGTLTYSFVESIEASYPFYFVRFLGGAFFLFGMFLMAYNVIKTVKAPEGSLEKAEA from the coding sequence ATGATGAACCATTCCCAGCCTACAGGCGCTGATTACAATTACACCGTTGTCCGCCAATTTGCCCTTACCACTGTTTTGTGGGGTATTGTTGGTATGGCCGTCGGTGTTCTTATTGCAGCTCAGTTGATCTGGCCTGCATTGAACTTCGATACTCCATGGCTAACGTACAGTCGTCTTAGACCTCTGCACACTAACGCCGTGATTTTCGCGTTCGGTACTTCAGCCCTTTTTGCTACGTCCTACTATGTAGTTCAACGTACCTGTCAAACTCGTTTGTTCGCTCCTAAATTAGCAGCGTTTACATTCTGGGGTTGGCAAGCAATCATTCTTTCTGCAGCAATCTCTCTGCCTCTTGGTTTCACCAGTGGTAAAGAATATGCTGAACTTGAGTGGCCAATTGATATCGCAATCACCATCGTCTGGGTGGCATATGCGATTGTATTCTTTGGTACCATTATTAAACGAACCACTTCACATATTTATGTTGCGAACTGGTTCTTCGGTGCTTTCATTATTACCGTAGCCGTGTTGCACATTGTTAACTCTATGGCAATTCCAGTAAGTGCGATGAAGTCGTACTCTATTTATGCTGGTGCTGTAGATGCGATGGTTCAATGGTGGTACGGTCACAATGCGGTAGGTTTCCTACTGACGGCTGGTTTCCTAGGTATGATGTATTACTTCGTTCCTAAGCAAGCTGAACGTCCAGTATATTCTTATCGTCTATCTATCGTTCACTTCTGGGCGCTTATCGCACTATACATTTGGGCTGGTCCTCACCACTTGCACTACACTGCCCTACCTGACTGGACTCAGTCTTTAGGTATGGTGATGTCTTTGATCCTATTTGCTCCATCTTGGGGTGGTATGATCAACGGTATCATGACGCTATCTGGTGCATGGCATAAACTACGTACTGACCCAATTTTACGTTTCTTGATTGTATCTCTGTCTTTCTACGGTATGTCTACCTTCGAAGGTCCAATGATGTCTATCAAGACTGTAAACGCTCTATCTCACTACACTGACTGGACTGTTGGTCACGTTCACTCTGGTGCTCTTGGTTGGGTTGCTATGGTTTCAATCGGTTCTCTATACCACTTGATCCCTGTTCTATTTAACCAAGGTCGTATGTATAGCAATAACCTTGTTAACGTTCACTTCTGGTTAGCGACTATCGGTACTGTTCTTTACATCGTATCTATGTGGATTTCTGGTGTAATGCAAGGTCTGATGTGGCGTGCTGTTAACTCTGACGGTACTCTAACTTATAGCTTTGTAGAAAGTATCGAAGCTTCATACCCATTCTACTTCGTACGTTTCTTGGGTGGTGCATTCTTCTTATTCGGTATGTTCCTAATGGCATATAACGTTATTAAGACTGTTAAAGCGCCTGAAGGTTCGTTAGAGAAAGCAGAAGCATAA
- the ccoO gene encoding cytochrome-c oxidase, cbb3-type subunit II: MKFNHEFIEKNIGLLGIFTVIAISFGGLVQITPLIFQKDTTVPVEGLRPYTALELEGRDIYIREGCYNCHSQMIRPLRAETERYGHYSVAGESVWDHPFQWGSKRTGPDLARVGGRYSDKWHEVHLIDPRAVVPQSNMPGFPWLMDNKLDGKLTADKMEIFRNFGVPYTDEDIKGAKAAVEGKTEMQALIAYLQSLGHALK, from the coding sequence ATGAAATTTAATCACGAATTTATTGAAAAGAACATCGGTCTGCTTGGTATCTTTACCGTTATTGCTATTAGCTTCGGTGGCTTGGTTCAAATCACTCCGTTGATTTTCCAAAAAGATACTACAGTTCCAGTTGAAGGCTTACGTCCTTACACTGCACTAGAACTTGAAGGCCGTGATATCTACATCCGTGAAGGTTGTTATAACTGTCACAGTCAGATGATCCGTCCACTTCGCGCAGAAACTGAGCGCTACGGACACTACTCTGTTGCTGGTGAGTCTGTTTGGGATCACCCATTCCAATGGGGTTCTAAGCGTACTGGTCCTGATCTAGCCCGTGTTGGCGGTCGTTACAGTGACAAATGGCACGAAGTGCATTTGATTGACCCACGTGCAGTGGTTCCTCAGTCAAACATGCCTGGATTCCCATGGTTAATGGACAACAAGCTTGACGGCAAGTTGACTGCTGACAAGATGGAAATCTTCCGTAACTTCGGAGTGCCATACACAGATGAAGATATTAAAGGTGCAAAAGCTGCAGTTGAAGGTAAAACTGAAATGCAGGCACTGATTGCATATCTACAGTCATTGGGGCACGCCCTTAAATAA
- a CDS encoding cbb3-type cytochrome oxidase subunit 3: MDYGTLQGILTIIVMIVFIGIFAWAYSSRQKKNFDEAANLVFSDEESSKKENNKDSGEQK; this comes from the coding sequence ATGGATTACGGCACATTACAAGGAATTTTGACCATCATTGTAATGATCGTCTTTATCGGTATATTCGCTTGGGCTTATAGCTCGCGTCAGAAAAAGAATTTTGATGAGGCGGCTAACCTTGTGTTTTCAGATGAGGAATCATCTAAGAAGGAAAACAATAAGGACTCAGGAGAGCAAAAATAA
- the ccoP gene encoding cytochrome-c oxidase, cbb3-type subunit III: MSSFWSVWITVITLFVIAACFILLQLCNKNHTDVEEGKSMGHSFDGIEELNNPLPKWWKYMYLITIVFGLSYLALYPGLGNYKGLLQWNSSNQSVGYEKGIKEDSKAATELAAKEGRYVQYDAEMKKADETYGPIFAAYLKTPLEELVKDKEALNVGKRLFVQNCAQCHGSDARGAKGFPNLTDNSWLYGGDLATIKTSIMNGRNGMMPPKGGLPIQDSELKALTEYIFTLNGREGDKELAAQGHASFMKGCFACHGMDGSGNKFMGAPNLKDKAWVYGGSRKAILESITNGRSGVMPAWKDILGEEKVHVITAYVYSLSHQDKK; this comes from the coding sequence ATGAGTAGCTTCTGGAGTGTTTGGATCACAGTTATTACATTATTTGTAATTGCAGCCTGCTTTATTTTGCTGCAACTGTGTAACAAAAACCACACAGATGTTGAAGAAGGAAAGTCCATGGGACACTCTTTCGACGGCATCGAAGAACTAAACAATCCACTACCTAAGTGGTGGAAGTACATGTACCTAATCACTATCGTGTTTGGTTTATCTTACTTGGCGTTATACCCAGGTTTAGGTAACTATAAAGGACTGCTTCAGTGGAACAGTTCTAACCAAAGCGTTGGTTACGAAAAAGGTATTAAAGAAGACTCTAAAGCGGCAACTGAGCTTGCAGCTAAAGAAGGTCGTTACGTTCAGTATGATGCTGAAATGAAAAAGGCTGATGAAACATACGGCCCTATCTTCGCAGCATACTTAAAAACACCTCTTGAAGAGTTAGTTAAGGATAAAGAAGCGTTAAACGTTGGTAAGCGTCTGTTCGTACAAAACTGTGCTCAGTGTCACGGTTCAGATGCTCGTGGTGCTAAAGGCTTCCCTAACCTAACTGATAACTCTTGGTTATACGGTGGTGACTTAGCGACGATCAAGACTTCTATCATGAATGGTCGTAACGGTATGATGCCTCCTAAAGGTGGCCTACCTATCCAAGATAGTGAGTTGAAAGCGTTAACTGAATACATCTTTACCTTAAACGGTCGTGAAGGTGACAAAGAGCTTGCAGCTCAAGGTCATGCATCATTCATGAAAGGCTGTTTTGCTTGTCACGGTATGGACGGTTCTGGTAATAAATTTATGGGTGCTCCAAACCTAAAAGATAAAGCTTGGGTTTATGGTGGTTCTCGTAAGGCGATTCTTGAAAGTATCACGAATGGCCGTAGTGGTGTAATGCCAGCTTGGAAAGATATTCTAGGCGAGGAAAAAGTCCACGTTATTACTGCTTACGTTTACAGCTTATCTCATCAAGATAAGAAGTAA
- a CDS encoding FixH family protein, which translates to MDTPTAWYKQFWPWFLIILPLTVVAASIATLMIAAKYSDTVVVDDYYKKGKGINQDKHREQKARAMGLQFSIMVKNNEILIQQHGGTPYKAALAVDFYHPTIEEKDFNVLASADGNSIYRIDPKQPLNGDWVVQIEGFDKSWRLKKRITLKDGVESWLN; encoded by the coding sequence ATGGATACACCTACAGCTTGGTACAAGCAATTCTGGCCTTGGTTTTTAATTATTCTTCCGCTAACCGTGGTTGCAGCGAGTATCGCTACATTAATGATCGCTGCAAAATATTCTGATACTGTTGTCGTCGATGACTATTACAAGAAAGGTAAAGGCATTAACCAAGATAAACATAGAGAACAAAAAGCTCGTGCCATGGGCTTACAATTTTCTATTATGGTTAAAAACAATGAAATTCTGATCCAGCAGCACGGTGGCACTCCATACAAAGCAGCGTTAGCCGTAGATTTTTACCATCCAACTATCGAAGAAAAAGACTTCAATGTTCTGGCCTCAGCTGATGGAAACTCAATTTACAGAATTGATCCAAAACAACCGTTAAATGGTGATTGGGTTGTACAAATTGAAGGTTTTGACAAATCTTGGCGCTTAAAGAAGCGCATTACGCTAAAAGATGGCGTTGAAAGCTGGTTAAACTAG
- a CDS encoding heavy metal translocating P-type ATPase, whose protein sequence is MSQDKQCYHCGESVPASVDLTTEINNQPQPMCCIGCQAVSQAIMDAGLKNYYKFRTEPGTKQSELVPDELNSFSAYDLDEVQQEFVHSDDTDIQTVSLSIDGITCAACAWLIEHKLKPLRGLQKAMVNSTTQRALISWDKNQLKLSDILQQISAIGYVAAPYQVDEQEAKAKRSSKQFLLRLGLAGFSTMQVMMFALALYTGYFTDLDTEFRDYFRWVSMIFAAPVALYSAQPFYFSAVRSLLSGRINMDVPVSIAIGGAFIASCFATYHGVGEVYFESVSMFTFFLLLGRYFEQKAKQKASVSSSNLHKLIPLTATLINDKEHIEVAAKQLKVDDVILVKPGEVVAADGIIVEGVSSFNESMLTGEHLPLTKGCEQQVFAGTINVEQPVQVKVNAIGSEQFVSEIIRLQEFASNNRPAIALIVDKLSRYFSAAVLTLSLITYLVWHFFISPEDAFWVTLSVLVATCPCALALATPTAVTCATAMFTKLGIITRKSGVFETLPKIKHVVFDKTGTLTYGRLQIHSVMIHDNSVSKESVLNHIAALEQGSEHPIAKAFRDHLELKRFPVTDVEHHVGKGISGFINGNHYFVGKAVSANGKASTQQMISLLRDDDLIAEVTLSDEIREDAQSSIKQLKQHKLYLSIASGDQSGHVHAVASSLGINDVRAGLTPSDKLSFVKDLQSANEKVAMFGDGINDAPVLSGADLSIAMGSGTAIAKNSADLILLGDKLSRFVDAIDVASKTTRLIKQNLMWALGYNLIVLPLAMSGNIAPYVAAIGMSASSLIVVSNSLRLLKDAK, encoded by the coding sequence ATGAGCCAAGATAAGCAATGTTACCACTGCGGGGAATCAGTCCCCGCTTCTGTCGATCTAACGACTGAAATTAATAATCAACCTCAGCCAATGTGTTGTATTGGTTGCCAAGCTGTTTCTCAAGCAATCATGGATGCTGGGCTTAAAAATTATTATAAATTCCGCACAGAGCCTGGTACCAAACAATCTGAATTAGTTCCAGACGAACTCAATAGCTTTAGCGCTTACGATTTAGATGAAGTTCAACAAGAGTTTGTTCATTCTGATGATACTGACATTCAAACAGTCTCGCTTTCTATTGATGGTATTACTTGTGCCGCTTGCGCTTGGTTAATTGAGCACAAACTTAAGCCGCTTCGCGGGTTACAAAAAGCAATGGTGAACTCAACCACACAGCGCGCCTTAATTTCTTGGGACAAAAATCAACTTAAGCTCAGTGATATTTTGCAGCAAATCAGCGCGATTGGTTACGTTGCAGCACCATATCAAGTGGATGAGCAAGAAGCTAAAGCGAAACGGTCTAGTAAGCAATTTTTGTTGAGACTTGGCCTTGCCGGTTTTTCTACTATGCAAGTGATGATGTTCGCACTTGCGTTGTACACGGGCTATTTTACCGATCTTGATACAGAGTTCCGTGACTATTTTCGCTGGGTAAGTATGATTTTTGCAGCCCCAGTAGCCCTCTACTCTGCTCAACCGTTTTATTTTAGTGCAGTTCGGTCGTTGTTATCTGGTCGAATTAATATGGATGTACCTGTATCGATTGCCATTGGTGGTGCGTTTATAGCGAGTTGCTTCGCGACTTATCATGGCGTTGGAGAGGTGTATTTTGAATCTGTTTCAATGTTTACCTTCTTCCTATTATTAGGTCGCTATTTTGAACAGAAGGCCAAGCAAAAAGCATCTGTGAGCTCTAGTAATTTACATAAGCTTATACCATTAACAGCTACATTAATTAACGATAAAGAACACATAGAGGTTGCTGCTAAGCAATTAAAAGTTGACGATGTTATTTTAGTAAAACCCGGTGAGGTGGTTGCCGCTGATGGCATTATCGTTGAAGGTGTTTCAAGCTTTAATGAATCTATGTTGACTGGTGAACATTTACCGTTGACTAAAGGATGTGAGCAGCAAGTTTTCGCAGGTACAATTAATGTTGAACAACCTGTACAAGTCAAAGTAAATGCAATTGGAAGTGAGCAGTTCGTATCTGAAATCATTCGCTTACAAGAATTTGCTTCAAACAATCGCCCTGCAATCGCATTAATTGTCGATAAGTTATCTCGTTACTTTTCTGCTGCCGTATTAACTTTAAGCCTTATCACTTATCTTGTTTGGCACTTTTTTATTTCACCAGAAGATGCATTTTGGGTAACACTATCCGTCCTTGTTGCTACCTGTCCTTGTGCACTCGCGTTGGCTACACCGACAGCAGTTACTTGTGCCACGGCGATGTTTACCAAGCTGGGCATCATCACTCGTAAATCAGGCGTATTTGAAACCCTTCCAAAGATTAAACACGTAGTATTTGATAAGACAGGTACCCTCACCTATGGTCGCCTGCAAATACATAGTGTTATGATTCATGATAACTCTGTATCTAAAGAGAGCGTTCTCAATCATATTGCCGCACTTGAGCAAGGTTCTGAGCACCCAATTGCTAAAGCTTTTAGAGATCACTTAGAGCTAAAACGTTTTCCTGTGACTGATGTTGAACATCATGTAGGCAAAGGTATTAGTGGCTTCATCAATGGTAACCATTACTTTGTTGGAAAAGCAGTATCAGCAAACGGCAAAGCCTCAACTCAGCAAATGATCTCATTATTAAGGGATGATGACTTAATTGCAGAAGTAACATTATCTGACGAAATACGTGAAGATGCACAATCCAGTATCAAGCAGTTGAAGCAGCATAAATTGTATTTATCGATCGCGAGTGGTGATCAATCCGGTCATGTTCATGCTGTTGCATCATCATTAGGTATCAACGATGTACGTGCTGGGTTAACACCGAGTGATAAGTTGAGTTTCGTAAAAGATCTTCAATCTGCTAATGAAAAAGTTGCAATGTTTGGTGATGGCATTAATGATGCGCCTGTATTATCGGGGGCTGATTTGTCTATTGCTATGGGCAGTGGTACGGCAATCGCTAAAAATAGCGCTGATTTAATTCTATTAGGTGACAAGCTCTCTCGTTTTGTTGATGCCATTGATGTTGCCAGTAAAACTACTCGATTAATCAAACAGAACTTGATGTGGGCTTTAGGTTACAACTTGATTGTCCTTCCGCTTGCAATGAGTGGTAATATTGCCCCTTATGTTGCGGCAATTGGTATGTCTGCAAGTTCACTGATTGTAGTAAGCAACAGCCTAAGACTTTTGAAGGACGCAAAATGA
- the ccoS gene encoding cbb3-type cytochrome oxidase assembly protein CcoS, translating to MSIIYVLIPIAMIFVAIAVAVFFWAVKSEQFDDLDRQGSSILFEDDESESANTKADKSNDRL from the coding sequence ATGAGTATCATCTACGTATTAATTCCCATCGCAATGATTTTCGTTGCAATTGCCGTTGCGGTGTTTTTCTGGGCAGTGAAGTCTGAACAGTTTGATGATTTAGATAGACAAGGCTCATCAATCTTATTTGAAGATGATGAAAGCGAGTCTGCTAACACTAAAGCAGATAAATCCAATGACAGATTATGA